One region of Peribacillus simplex genomic DNA includes:
- a CDS encoding IS110 family transposase, with the protein MDSSTSSSWVVEGKLYPFRNQRELRELVRYRRSIIEERARQHNLIQKVLDGANIKLGSVVSDIMGVSSKDMLHAIANGEDDPEKLANFARRSMKKKKEDLILALNGYVNPNQA; encoded by the coding sequence ATGGATAGTTCAACTTCCTCGTCATGGGTTGTTGAAGGCAAGCTTTATCCCTTTCGAAATCAGCGAGAATTGCGTGAGCTTGTTCGTTATCGCAGAAGTATTATTGAAGAACGAGCTAGACAGCATAATTTAATTCAAAAGGTTCTTGATGGTGCAAATATCAAATTAGGCTCTGTCGTATCGGATATTATGGGCGTTTCATCAAAGGACATGCTTCATGCGATCGCAAATGGTGAGGATGATCCTGAGAAACTAGCAAACTTTGCGAGACGTTCGATGAAGAAGAAAAAGGAGGATTTAATCCTTGCCCTGAATGGGTACGTGAATCCTAATCAGGCATGA
- a CDS encoding M14 family zinc carboxypeptidase, which produces MKKKKALSGLMAVSLLTVIPWSSGHAEKPQRTNVNTYEEQDGSKFNSENYDFVKFSQIGSKLKELEKLSNRVKVEVRGTSADGNPLYVVTIADPTTQGKFGKVKALRKQMFKNPGKAQEWVANNPDFKVPIMINGSIHGTEFVGSDAILQLIERFATQNDSTTKDVLKNNILIFNVVQNPDGRIDATRFNGEGIDINRDFITQSQPETKEMVELIKEWNPMVFLDTHGYVKNYQPNLQGLIEPCTPPHNPNYEYDLYGKWAYKQAEAMEAEIMKDHGNYSGSLYQNMKGTYIPLRDDSAGWDDYPPIFTPMYAMYHGAYGHTLEAPTNDWDGVRWMYNSIMGALKFATANKQSMITDQIEIFKRGINFDHPFHKEGLFPKAYILPLDPKDPTVTNKAVNHLINNDIEVVQAVNAFESDGVSYPKGTYLVEMDQAKAGLANTMLWDGEDITNDTPAMYDISAWSLPELWGFEAVATQNPIKVKATKVNQITGQGTVSGKGPFLIPNSSVQSVNLVNALLKQGIPIVRDAQGNFFAKAVANQVSAAVKESGLQVGTAEVPGDAVAITTLKVAILKDGGMGKQKSHAGTKLALKRLGFDVTEVTPVEVATNTLYGFDIFVYSGTESLISTNLSQANKEFGLQNDGQLNAFKENMTSFLNEGGKYIAVGAGASRATKTLGLTDDIINVGGSNSNGIVKVDYEGTGLTAGYGEDDIGFVYRPTWFTGTDNDEVVATLADSDNFFVAGHWKDNITAKGQAVIVKEQNKDVTLIGLEAGFRDHPDYLFRLLSNAIFEK; this is translated from the coding sequence ATGAAAAAGAAAAAAGCATTATCCGGCCTGATGGCTGTGAGTTTACTAACAGTAATTCCGTGGAGTTCTGGACATGCTGAGAAACCTCAACGGACAAATGTGAATACATATGAGGAACAGGACGGAAGCAAGTTTAATAGCGAAAACTATGACTTTGTGAAATTCTCACAAATTGGTTCCAAATTAAAAGAGCTTGAAAAACTTTCAAACCGTGTGAAAGTTGAAGTCCGTGGAACATCAGCTGATGGAAACCCACTCTACGTTGTCACGATTGCTGACCCAACAACGCAAGGGAAGTTTGGAAAAGTGAAGGCACTTAGAAAGCAAATGTTTAAGAATCCAGGCAAAGCTCAAGAATGGGTTGCCAATAATCCTGACTTTAAAGTTCCAATCATGATTAATGGTTCTATTCATGGGACTGAATTTGTCGGAAGCGATGCAATCCTTCAATTAATTGAACGTTTTGCTACCCAAAATGATTCAACAACCAAAGACGTTTTAAAGAATAACATTCTTATTTTCAATGTGGTACAAAACCCTGATGGACGTATTGATGCCACCCGCTTTAATGGCGAAGGAATTGACATAAATCGTGACTTTATCACCCAGTCGCAGCCAGAAACAAAAGAGATGGTTGAGCTCATTAAAGAATGGAACCCGATGGTGTTCCTTGATACTCATGGCTATGTGAAGAATTATCAGCCAAATCTGCAGGGGTTAATTGAGCCTTGTACGCCACCCCATAATCCTAATTACGAGTATGACTTATACGGAAAATGGGCCTATAAACAGGCAGAAGCGATGGAAGCGGAAATAATGAAGGATCATGGGAACTATTCAGGATCCTTGTATCAAAACATGAAAGGTACCTATATTCCGCTGCGCGACGATTCCGCTGGCTGGGATGATTACCCACCAATTTTCACACCAATGTATGCGATGTACCATGGTGCTTACGGTCATACATTAGAAGCTCCAACAAATGATTGGGATGGCGTACGATGGATGTATAATTCGATTATGGGGGCACTGAAATTTGCAACAGCTAACAAGCAATCCATGATTACTGATCAAATTGAAATTTTTAAAAGAGGAATTAACTTTGACCATCCTTTTCATAAGGAAGGGCTGTTTCCAAAAGCTTACATACTTCCACTAGACCCTAAGGATCCGACTGTTACGAATAAGGCAGTAAATCATTTGATCAATAATGATATTGAAGTTGTTCAAGCTGTGAATGCATTTGAATCGGATGGAGTGTCATATCCAAAAGGAACTTATCTCGTTGAGATGGATCAGGCGAAAGCCGGATTAGCAAACACGATGCTCTGGGATGGGGAAGACATCACGAACGATACCCCAGCGATGTACGACATTTCCGCATGGAGTTTACCGGAGCTTTGGGGATTCGAGGCAGTAGCCACACAAAATCCTATTAAAGTTAAAGCAACGAAAGTAAACCAGATTACAGGTCAAGGAACGGTTTCAGGAAAAGGACCGTTTTTGATTCCGAACAGCTCTGTCCAATCGGTAAATTTAGTGAATGCATTGCTTAAGCAAGGAATACCTATAGTACGTGATGCCCAGGGCAACTTCTTTGCAAAAGCAGTAGCTAATCAGGTATCAGCAGCGGTGAAAGAATCTGGGTTACAGGTTGGAACTGCTGAGGTACCAGGAGATGCAGTGGCTATTACGACTTTAAAAGTGGCTATATTAAAGGATGGAGGTATGGGTAAACAGAAATCACACGCAGGAACAAAGCTCGCTTTGAAAAGACTAGGTTTTGATGTGACAGAAGTTACGCCAGTCGAAGTGGCTACAAATACCCTTTACGGTTTTGATATTTTTGTCTATAGTGGAACGGAAAGTCTAATTTCTACCAACCTATCTCAAGCTAATAAAGAATTTGGATTACAGAACGACGGGCAACTTAATGCGTTTAAAGAAAATATGACAAGCTTCTTAAATGAAGGAGGCAAATATATAGCTGTAGGTGCTGGGGCATCTAGAGCAACTAAGACACTTGGTCTTACAGACGACATCATTAATGTAGGAGGTTCCAACAGTAATGGTATCGTAAAAGTCGATTATGAGGGAACCGGTTTAACAGCAGGATATGGTGAGGATGATATCGGCTTTGTCTATCGTCCAACATGGTTCACGGGTACGGATAATGATGAAGTCGTCGCGACCCTTGCAGATTCAGATAATTTCTTCGTAGCTGGTCACTGGAAAGATAACATAACCGCCAAGGGCCAAGCCGTAATCGTAAAAGAACAGAACAAAGATGTAACTCTTATTGGGTTAGAAGCAGGTTTCCGCGACCACCCGGATTACTTGTTCCGTCTTCTATCAAATGCAATTTTTGAAAAATAG
- a CDS encoding M28 family peptidase — protein MYRKSLTVLLAAGMALSTGTVFAQTNGATNAQSDTAFDNKVIKKISADNMYNTIAYLSEQPRAAGTEGELRAVKYIESQFKSLGFETKVQPFPIYDTVQNVKVKIGDSDLGGTPRALSGSISGKVTAELVNVGKAKPEEVGENVSGKIALVERGDITFVEKVQNVLNKGAVGVLMYNNSPSGNNFGQVSAGQNIPAVAITQAQGLELVEQLKSKQITSTLEVGKAERIEKTSYNVIASLKPKANKDNGQIVTVGAHHDSVSGGPGANDDASGVSAVLELARILAKTPIDTEIRFLTFGSEERGLVGSSFYADSLPKEDVDRMVAHFQMDMIGGRDAGEDNPAGGLIMYTIDGMKNLVTDLGSSAGARTMDVAIPYGQLGRSDHQPFHELGIPSALFIHSPVEPWYHQPTDTLDKISKEKLQQAAEIVGASVYQIARPETPALTNARVAPVTVDYDFDDRPVD, from the coding sequence ATGTATAGAAAATCACTAACAGTACTATTAGCTGCGGGTATGGCTCTATCAACTGGTACAGTATTTGCACAAACAAACGGGGCAACAAATGCCCAGTCTGACACAGCTTTTGATAACAAAGTTATCAAAAAAATTAGTGCGGACAATATGTATAATACGATTGCCTATCTATCAGAGCAACCGAGGGCTGCTGGTACAGAAGGGGAGCTCCGTGCAGTCAAATACATAGAAAGTCAGTTTAAGAGTCTTGGTTTTGAAACAAAGGTTCAGCCTTTTCCCATCTATGATACGGTGCAAAATGTAAAAGTGAAAATTGGTGACAGTGATTTAGGAGGAACACCGCGTGCCCTTAGCGGCAGTATCAGCGGAAAGGTAACGGCCGAACTTGTTAATGTTGGAAAAGCAAAGCCAGAGGAAGTTGGAGAAAATGTATCTGGGAAAATTGCACTAGTTGAACGTGGGGACATTACCTTTGTTGAAAAGGTTCAGAATGTCCTAAATAAAGGAGCGGTTGGCGTTTTAATGTACAACAACTCACCATCAGGAAATAATTTCGGACAAGTATCAGCGGGGCAAAATATACCTGCTGTAGCCATTACCCAAGCCCAAGGGTTAGAATTGGTCGAACAGCTTAAATCTAAACAAATCACGTCCACTCTGGAAGTGGGAAAAGCTGAAAGAATCGAAAAGACATCCTACAATGTCATCGCTTCCCTAAAACCAAAAGCCAATAAGGATAATGGTCAAATCGTGACTGTTGGAGCCCATCATGATTCTGTCTCGGGCGGCCCTGGTGCAAACGATGATGCTTCTGGTGTATCAGCTGTGCTGGAACTGGCAAGGATCCTGGCCAAAACGCCAATTGACACTGAAATTCGCTTCCTCACGTTCGGATCTGAGGAAAGAGGGCTCGTTGGATCATCCTTCTATGCAGATTCCCTTCCCAAAGAGGATGTAGACCGCATGGTGGCTCACTTCCAAATGGATATGATAGGCGGACGTGATGCTGGCGAGGATAATCCTGCAGGTGGTTTGATTATGTATACCATTGATGGAATGAAAAACCTTGTGACGGACCTGGGTTCCTCAGCAGGGGCCAGAACGATGGATGTTGCGATTCCTTATGGACAGCTGGGCAGGAGTGACCACCAACCATTCCATGAGCTTGGCATTCCATCCGCCTTGTTTATCCATTCCCCTGTAGAGCCTTGGTATCACCAGCCTACAGATACACTGGATAAGATATCGAAAGAAAAATTGCAGCAAGCAGCTGAAATTGTCGGTGCCAGTGTGTATCAAATTGCCCGTCCGGAAACTCCGGCATTAACAAATGCACGTGTAGCACCTGTCACGGTAGACTATGATTTTGATGACCGTCCGGTAGATTAA
- a CDS encoding undecaprenyl-diphosphatase — MNYEIFQWINGWSGHFSYLDRGMIFITNSVPYVVIALMLFLWFIANKEKRAEKQYTAIYAVFSCLLGLFINAILHLVYYHPRPFMAHHVHQLILHPADSSFVSDHSVLVFSIACTMVLRNDSWKYPILVWAIIVGISRIFVGVHYPADVIGGALISYGVSIFVMQSSKKLEPLVQVVFYMYDRLTKHIPFLAKYNHKDLSQDR, encoded by the coding sequence ATGAACTATGAAATATTTCAATGGATTAACGGTTGGTCCGGCCATTTCTCTTATCTAGATAGAGGAATGATATTCATCACTAATAGCGTTCCATATGTGGTAATCGCACTTATGTTGTTCCTATGGTTTATTGCAAACAAAGAAAAACGAGCGGAAAAACAGTACACAGCTATATACGCTGTTTTTTCTTGCTTACTTGGATTGTTCATAAACGCAATCCTTCACCTTGTCTACTATCATCCACGTCCATTCATGGCACACCATGTTCATCAGTTAATACTGCATCCTGCTGACTCTTCGTTTGTAAGTGATCACTCGGTATTAGTATTCTCCATAGCATGTACGATGGTGCTACGAAACGACTCGTGGAAGTATCCCATATTAGTATGGGCTATTATCGTTGGCATTTCGCGTATATTCGTCGGAGTCCATTATCCTGCAGACGTGATTGGTGGCGCCCTTATTTCATATGGGGTAAGCATATTCGTTATGCAGTCTTCCAAAAAACTGGAGCCTTTGGTACAAGTGGTGTTCTACATGTATGACAGATTAACGAAACATATCCCTTTCCTGGCTAAGTACAACCATAAAGACTTAAGTCAAGATAGATAA
- a CDS encoding transposase, translating to MPGHNESAGKRKSTRAKKGNKYLKSPLTEAAHSIGASKSYPGPL from the coding sequence GTGCCAGGACACAATGAAAGTGCAGGAAAAAGGAAGTCCACCAGAGCCAAAAAGGGAAATAAATATTTAAAGTCTCCTTTAACCGAAGCTGCTCATTCAATTGGAGCCTCTAAAAGCTATCCTGGCCCTCTATAA
- a CDS encoding DUF2690 domain-containing protein, which yields MKQKLLVFLSFLALTTMSFSIPNVEAASYNGKSPVSTGCQNDAYTAVSTNVKKDNGTIVGTIQVKYSPSCKSAWAKTTFNSALPSGYTGNAFIHQYNSDHSIKLRSYDCNSSGGNGKVLSGQKSCYTPMVDDPVGNYAKAEGYRSTSSNPFEAYGITGYY from the coding sequence ATGAAACAAAAATTGTTGGTATTTCTTTCATTTTTGGCGTTAACCACAATGTCATTTTCTATTCCCAATGTAGAGGCTGCAAGTTATAACGGGAAGAGTCCAGTTTCTACTGGTTGTCAAAATGATGCCTACACGGCAGTTTCTACGAATGTGAAGAAGGATAATGGAACCATTGTTGGAACAATTCAGGTGAAATATAGTCCATCCTGTAAGTCTGCTTGGGCGAAAACTACATTTAATTCTGCCTTGCCATCCGGTTATACAGGGAATGCCTTTATTCACCAGTATAATTCCGATCATTCGATAAAGCTCCGATCATATGATTGTAATAGTTCTGGAGGAAATGGAAAAGTACTTTCCGGACAAAAATCATGTTATACCCCCATGGTTGATGATCCAGTGGGAAATTATGCGAAAGCAGAAGGATATCGATCAACAAGCTCGAATCCTTTTGAGGCTTATGGTATTACTGGATACTATTAA
- a CDS encoding COG4705 family protein, whose amino-acid sequence MQENQNKMKISLNKVPQVTMFFWIIKVLCTTVGETFADYINFNIGLGLTLTTIIMGVAFFIALFVQFKANKYVPAIYWVTVVLISVFGTLVTDNLTDNMGVPLEVSTAVFSVLLGLTFLFWYLSEKTLSIHSIFTRKREVFYWLTVLFTFALGTAVGDLYSEQLGFGYLNTGIGVVIIIALVFLAYKFLKLDGVLAFWIVYILTRPLGASIGDYLSQPKVNGGLGFGTTVTSVIFLIAILAIIVFLAISKIDTNAKSDMAETNQSNANKKHVLTQTIVVLVIFLVVGIGGYNWRSNNIASQGAVEQATLAGQLNDFVKIENDMLNAVNKNDFASAKKGADNLEHQWDTQEPMLRKIDSTTWTKIDGTIDSVLAAVRSSKPDINQSKTALTNSLSVLKGANKATSKSGASQTSLSGQLNDFAKIEIDIRNAVNKNDFASAKKRADELEHQWDTQEPKLRKIDGATWTKIDGTIDVVLAAVRSSNPDVNKCKTALNNSLSTINAVNK is encoded by the coding sequence ATGCAAGAAAACCAAAATAAAATGAAAATTTCACTTAACAAAGTGCCGCAAGTGACGATGTTCTTTTGGATCATCAAAGTTTTGTGTACAACTGTTGGTGAAACATTTGCTGATTACATCAATTTCAACATTGGACTTGGTTTAACTCTTACTACCATTATTATGGGTGTTGCGTTTTTTATTGCATTGTTTGTTCAATTTAAAGCAAACAAATATGTTCCAGCCATTTACTGGGTAACAGTTGTTCTTATAAGCGTATTTGGAACACTGGTAACGGATAATTTGACAGATAATATGGGCGTACCACTTGAGGTTAGTACAGCTGTATTCTCGGTGTTACTAGGACTGACTTTTCTATTTTGGTATCTTAGTGAAAAAACACTATCGATCCACTCGATTTTTACTAGAAAAAGAGAAGTTTTCTATTGGCTTACGGTCCTTTTCACCTTTGCACTTGGTACAGCGGTCGGCGATTTATATTCCGAACAACTTGGTTTTGGTTATCTTAACACAGGAATAGGCGTTGTTATTATTATTGCTCTTGTGTTCTTAGCTTATAAATTTTTGAAACTTGACGGAGTATTAGCTTTCTGGATTGTGTATATTTTAACTCGTCCGCTTGGAGCGTCAATTGGAGATTACCTATCTCAACCAAAAGTAAATGGCGGATTAGGATTCGGGACAACCGTTACGAGTGTGATTTTTCTTATCGCTATTTTAGCGATCATCGTTTTCCTTGCCATTTCAAAAATTGATACAAATGCTAAAAGTGATATGGCTGAAACAAACCAAAGTAATGCAAATAAGAAACATGTGCTAACACAAACGATTGTTGTACTCGTAATTTTCTTAGTTGTTGGTATAGGTGGTTATAACTGGCGCAGTAATAATATTGCATCACAAGGTGCTGTGGAGCAAGCTACATTAGCAGGTCAATTAAATGATTTTGTTAAAATTGAAAATGATATGCTAAACGCTGTAAATAAAAACGACTTTGCTTCAGCAAAAAAAGGCGCGGATAATTTGGAACATCAGTGGGATACACAAGAACCTATGCTTCGAAAAATTGATAGCACTACATGGACAAAAATTGATGGAACAATTGACTCTGTACTAGCAGCGGTTCGTTCTTCAAAACCTGATATTAATCAAAGCAAAACAGCACTTACTAATTCACTTAGTGTCTTAAAAGGTGCAAATAAAGCAACATCAAAGTCTGGTGCTTCACAAACTTCATTATCTGGACAGTTAAACGATTTTGCAAAAATCGAAATTGACATACGAAACGCTGTAAACAAAAATGACTTTGCTTCAGCGAAAAAAAGGGCAGATGAATTAGAACATCAATGGGACACACAGGAACCTAAGCTTCGAAAAATCGATGGTGCTACATGGACGAAAATTGATGGAACAATTGATGTTGTATTAGCAGCAGTTCGTTCATCGAATCCTGATGTAAACAAGTGTAAAACAGCACTTAACAATTCACTTAGTACCATAAACGCAGTAAATAAATAA